TTCTAAAACGTGCAATACAGATGAATGCTGTACAGAATGTTTAGCTTAGCCATGGAGATAGTTCAAGTCTGGACAAAGTGTAGGTGTTgttatatattttcttttcaagGCATCACAACAGGGAACTGGAGATGGAAGGAGGATCCATTATAGCATTTGCATCTGCCAAAACATCCTGATTCATCTCAGTGCTATAAAATGACAGTAACAGAATCATATGTTGGATTATTGTAAATCAACCTTGCCTATGTATAAAAGAAATAACAACTTagccttaatcccaaactagttgggGTCAGCTATAAAAGAAAGATTAGAAAAAATATCATAGTTTATTTTCTTGTACTATGAGATTGAACTGCTTGATTCTTGCTCAACACTCTTATCGCAATGTACGGTAATTATATTGATATAGTTGGTGGAGCCAAAAATTAAGTTGTTTATGCTCAAGTAATGTTCCAGAATAGTGTTTATGTTGACTCTTATTCACGGCGTTGGTACCATCATGCTTTGTCTTGGATTGTGTTTCGAGACTTTCTACAGAGTGTATTTCACTGTACATTCAAGGGCACCATTTCCTTGGTTGCAGTGTgcttgctgcaaaattggtaccTCGTTCCTCTATCAAAACTATATCCAGTTATCTCCTATTTGCTTTGGCCAGAAGAGGGCACTTGGTTAGGATAAAAAGAAGCCTGACTTATCCTGAATAAGAAAACCTACCTGTACAGGTACGTGGAACAATATTCTGTCCTTAATCTACGGTTGGATGTTATTTCTTCAAGAAAATAGAACTAATCATCGCCATTTCTAGTTAAGAATTATAATAATATCTCAGTGATCATCTATTTTTGTGGTACATCAACATTCAGAATTTTGAAGGGATAAAAGAAATGATGCCAACTTGAAGCCTCAAACTTCAAAATTACATAAATGCTTGAATTGTTATTGGAATCACAGAATGCCTACTAGGAATAGCAGAAAAATAAAAACTTCCCACTTGATTTCTGATTTCATGCCCTGAGAAGCACGCAAAACAACATTGTCAACAATAGGACCGCAGAACACACCATCCTTTGTCTGTGTAGTGGCATAGCTGACAAAACTGATGAGAGTTGTAGTTGAATCTGCCTTGAATGCCAGAGAGAGCTTCTTGGCTGAACCAGTCCCATTACTCTGCAATGTAAAATTCTGAGCTGTGGATCCTGCCTGAGCCCCAACTACAAAATTCCCCTCACATGAGTCATTAGCGTCACCTAGAGTGAACTCCAAACTATATGTTGAACCATCTTTGAGTGTAGTTGCTGCCTGTATGCTAGCTGAAACTCCTGAGAGAAACTCAACTGCAGCATTGCCTTCAGGGACAAAGTAGTGTTTGGAGTCTATGTATTTGACTGTTCCTGTTATAGACCATTGTCTCAGTGGGGAGAGAACAGCAGTAGGTACTGGATCAAGTAGAACCCCTTCAGTGGAGTTGCTAAGGAATTCTGGGCCATATTCAAATCCTCCATTCAACAAAAGGTTATCTGTGCATATCCATCCAAATGAAAAGAAAGTCACTTTAACGAGATGCAAAATGCAATTGGTTATGATGTAATATGCAAAATTGAGATCCTAAATGACTTAGTATATCTGAAAATTGAATGCTCTTAACTGATTTAGGAAATGGTGAAGATTAGCAAAGGGAACATGTCCCTAAATGTAGAGAGAGAAACATTCTTACTATCGCCTGGGACAAGTGTTTCAATGGTTTTGAGAAGAAGCTTGTCAATCAGTGGCCAACATGTGGAATTAGCATCAGATTCTGTTGATTGGCTTTCGAGGACAAGGTTAATAGGCTCTTGCTGTTCCCAACTACCCAAGTAGAGACCAAAGGTCTCCCATCCTTCCTTCCCATAATCCTGCTTAAAGGAGAAGATCGAGTGGCTATCTGGTGCTGAGACACCAACATTGGCATTAGTTGAACAATTCTGTCCTCCTGGAGCAAGCGTGAAGGTGAGCAGGTAATCTACATAATCAGCAATAGGATTGAAAGTTTGGTTAATCTTGCCATCTTGTCCCAGTTGTAAGGCATGCCCATTCCCTGGCAATGCTATTGTCTGAGTAGTTGTAACATACAGGATTGTCCCTTCAAATGACCATCCTGGAATGGTGCTGTTTTCATTCAATTGCTGAAATGGGGTGGTGGAATTTTTTGGCAAGTTTGATGGCGGACTTTCAAAATCTGAGTTCTGCAGAAGATCTGAAAATGGAGATAATTATGCTAAACATAAAATCCCAACAATGAAAGACTGGAAGAACAAAGTTATTGCTCAAATTCTTAGTGAAGACAAGTGTAATGTTGGTTATACCTGCAAATGCTGGTCCTATGAGAAGGAGCGACACGAGAAATATTTGCCGATGCATTTTCTTGCTTGAGAAAGACGAAGAACAGGCACCGAGATTCATGCCCTATATGCGTTCATGAGTTGACTTTGAATTGCTGACGTCCGTACTAATACATTGACTTGCAAGCTGTAATTAACGAAGTGGATCCAAGATTGTTGCCTAGTCTACCTCATCTCACTCTAAAATATTTGGGtggcattatatatatatatataataaatgaagaaaaaaaaaacacttgttCTGGATTTGGGTAATCGTGAGTTTCCTTCATCTCCTTCAATAGTAGGGTTTTTATCCTTCAGTACATATGTGGGGTGTGTTCTATTTTTGTTAGTAACcccataaaaaattattggactTAATTTTAGCCAAATTTGGTGAAGTCCATGAATGGTAAAGATCCTTTTAAGGTCTTTTAGGTTTATGAATATATTAAGCTCTCTAGGGCATCACTCTCCAAGACCATTTGAAAAATGCACTTGCATCTTTACTAGAAGATGAGTATGGCAATGTATAACCACTTTTTGTCTGAGAGTAATCCTCTCCGAATCAACTCTGCTTTTTATCCATTTCACTTAATCCATGAAAGTAAGAAATGATTCCCTAATAAAATTTATGATAGTTTTAGGAAAGTAGTAAGCTCTTGTTAGAACAGTTTGCTTTGCAGGAgatagaaaaagaaatgaaactATTGCTTTTCTTCATACTTTAAAATCTGTCACTGAGGAATGAGACACTGTCATAACTAATAACTTTCCCTCCAGAccctcctcctctctctctctctctctctctctctctctctctctctctatttataTATGTACAAACCGAAACCATTCTGTACATCTCCAGAACTCTCAAAACTAACTTTAAACCACAGAGTTCCTTTGACCATATTCTCCCTCTAATGCACTATTTCTCCCTTGGTTATTTGTAAGTACTTGTGAGGAGATGCATACCCTCCAAAAATCATAAGCCTTTTTGTGCCCTTTCCTTTTTATCGGTGTCCATAGACCATGGTAAGAAGTTGACAATGCTGCCGAAGCCAATCATTCTGGTACCAAATCTGGAAGAATGGAAGGCAAGTGTTATTCAGAATGAGGTGCATTTCAATGATTATGATAATGTGATGGATGAATTGACAAGGAAGTTTAAATCTAAATCACACCATGATAGACTAAAGCTTTTCTTGTAGTACACAAAAAGTtccaaaattgaaagaattaatgTTCCATTAACTCTATAATATCCAGTGTCCCACCAGACTCTTCATAATTGGCTGGCTGAAAAGGGACCCACAACACTGTGAATCACACGCCCTTGATCATGCCCACCTTTCCGTACTGATTCCTAATGAAACTTTCTTCATGGAGTAACAATGCTGGCTATCTTGTACATATACAATTACTTATCACCATCCACAAGGCTCCACCCAGGTGTTTTCTTCAAATTCCCTACTTTCATGACCTTCCTAAGCCTCCATACATCCTGCCACCTTCCAGCCTCTGCAAACATATTGGACAAAACAACATGGACCATATGATTATGAGGTTCCAAGGCTAGAATATCTTTCACCACTCTTTCAGCAATCTCAATGTTCCCCTGATTTTTACAAGCAGCTAACAAGGCTCCCAAAATCACAACGTCGGCCTTCCATGCCATTCTTTTTATCAGCTCCTCAGCCTCAACTAATTTCCCACCTCGCCCCAGAAGATCCACCATGCATCCATAATGTTCAATCTTGGGTTCAATGCCATACACCTCCTTCATGGAATTGAAGATCTTGTAACCAACGTCAATTAAGCCTGCGTGGCAGCAGGCAGACAAAACCCCAACAAAAGTCACATCATTTGGTACTAAATCCTCTTTCTCTAGCTTCCTAAAAAGCGCAAGTACTTCTTCAGCATGCCCATGACTGGCCAATCCACATAACATCGCATTCCAAGTAGCAATGTTTCTTTCAGGCATGGAATCAAACAATTTTGTAGCCATAGAGATTGCTCCATTCTTCGCATACATATGCACCAATGCAGTACCTAATATCACTCCCATTTGAACACCTCTCTCTAGCATAAAGGCATGAATTCTCTCTCCCAATTCTAGGCAACCTGAACGAGCACATGCAGACAACACAGAAGCAACGGTCGAACCATTCGGTTCAAAACCCTCA
The Hevea brasiliensis isolate MT/VB/25A 57/8 chromosome 15, ASM3005281v1, whole genome shotgun sequence genome window above contains:
- the LOC110649905 gene encoding protein DUF642 L-GALACTONO-1,4-LACTONE-RESPONSIVE GENE 2: MNLGACSSSFSSKKMHRQIFLVSLLLIGPAFADLLQNSDFESPPSNLPKNSTTPFQQLNENSTIPGWSFEGTILYVTTTQTIALPGNGHALQLGQDGKINQTFNPIADYVDYLLTFTLAPGGQNCSTNANVGVSAPDSHSIFSFKQDYGKEGWETFGLYLGSWEQQEPINLVLESQSTESDANSTCWPLIDKLLLKTIETLVPGDNNLLLNGGFEYGPEFLSNSTEGVLLDPVPTAVLSPLRQWSITGTVKYIDSKHYFVPEGNAAVEFLSGVSASIQAATTLKDGSTYSLEFTLGDANDSCEGNFVVGAQAGSTAQNFTLQSNGTGSAKKLSLAFKADSTTTLISFVSYATTQTKDGVFCGPIVDNVVLRASQGMKSEIKWEVFIFLLFLVGIL
- the LOC110649902 gene encoding pentatricopeptide repeat-containing protein At5g06540; protein product: MFPPKRPTLFPKRYLYSGCASPPRAPKSALPHLSLLADKCISMTQLKQIHAQMIVTSRISDHFAASRLLSFCALSDSGDINYAIKLFNITQDPNIFMWNILIRALANSPNPSRAVFLYIQMRRQGVCPNNHTFPFLLKGCCSSCLPESCMQVHTHVLKFGLELDLHVVNGLVRGYCVSSHLSSARRLFDEFSERDLSIWTTMITGYAQNFCAIEALVLFDRMLVEGFEPNGSTVASVLSACARSGCLELGERIHAFMLERGVQMGVILGTALVHMYAKNGAISMATKLFDSMPERNIATWNAMLCGLASHGHAEEVLALFRKLEKEDLVPNDVTFVGVLSACCHAGLIDVGYKIFNSMKEVYGIEPKIEHYGCMVDLLGRGGKLVEAEELIKRMAWKADVVILGALLAACKNQGNIEIAERVVKDILALEPHNHMVHVVLSNMFAEAGRWQDVWRLRKVMKVGNLKKTPGWSLVDGDK